Proteins encoded in a region of the Oncorhynchus keta strain PuntledgeMale-10-30-2019 chromosome 3, Oket_V2, whole genome shotgun sequence genome:
- the LOC118380141 gene encoding urotensin-2 receptor-like yields MTDVRRSREEQRQRAQTDIANVNTQPAPVRFTSKLNCCVFYNFSTINTILLQQRDDIGEALRGAMNHNSTVNQNVSLPAPNSGSGSIVDELVITSTFGTLLSVVYIVGVTGNVYTLVVMCHSIRFATSMCISIINLALADLLYLSTIPFVVCTYFLKDWYFGDVGCRILLSLDLLTMHASIFTLTVMCTERYLAVTKPLDTVWRSKSYRKALAWGVWLLSLVLTLPMTVMVTETTKSAPDGAVKRMCAPTWAPRAYKIYLTVLFGTSIVAPGLIIGYLYTKLAGTYLESQKNSVVNKRNMRSPKQKVLVMIFTIVLVFWACFLPFWIWQLFPLYHNKPLSLASNTRTCINYLVACLTYTNSCINPFLYTLLTKNYREYLKNRHKSFYRYTSSFKQRTPSLYSCGKSASSSNQFEFNSEILVMGTVRGQ; encoded by the coding sequence ATGACTGACGTCAGGAGAAGCCGAGAGGAGCAGAGGCAGCGAGCGCAGACCGATATCGCCAACGTTAACACACAACCTGCACCGGTGCGCTTCACTAGCAAATTAAACTGCTGCGTCTTTTACAACTTCTCCACCATAAACACAATACTGTTACAACAACGGGACGACATCGGAGAGGCTCTACGCGGCGCGATGAACCACAACAGTACTGTTAACCAGAACGTCAGTCTGCCCGCTCCAAACAGCGGCTCGGGGAGCATTGTGGATGAGCTGGTTATCACCTCCACTTTCGGGACCTTGTTGTCGGTCGTCTACATAGTCGGCGTGACGGGGAATGTGTACACTCTGGTAGTGATGTGTCATTCTATCCGCTTCGCCACCTCTATGTGCATCTCCATCATTAATCTAGCGCTAGCGGATCTCCTGTATCTCTCCACCATCCCGTTCGTGGTGTGCACCTACTTCCTCAAAGACTGGTACTTCGGAGATGTGGGCTGCCGCATTCTCCTCAGCCTGGACCTGCTCACCATGCACGCGAGCATCTTTACCCTCACTGTGATGTGCACGGAGCGATACCTGGCCGTCACCAAGCCCCTGGACACGGTCTGGCGCTCCAAGAGCTACCGCAAAGCCCTGGCCTGGGGGGTCTGGCTTCTCTCCCTGGTCCTCACCTTACCCATGACGGTCATGGTCACGGAGACCACCAAGAGCGCGCCCGACGGAGCAGTGAAGAGGATGTGCGCGCCAACCTGGGCACCCCGGGCGTATAAGATCTACCTGACCGTTTTATTTGGCACGAGCATCGTGGCGCCTGGGTTGATTATCGGCTATCTGTATACAAAGTTAGCCGGCACTTATTTAGAGTCCCAGAAGAACTCAGTCGTCAACAAAAGGAACATGCGATCCCCGAAGCAGAAAGTCTTGGTAATGATTTTCACTATAGTTCTGGTGTTCTGGGCGTGTTTCCTTCCGTTCTGGATATGGCAACTGTTCCCGTTGTACCACAACAAACCGTTAAGCCTAGCCTCTAACACGCGCACCTGTATTAACTACCTGGTGGCCTGTCTCACCTACACCAACAGCTGCATTAACCCTTTCCTCTACACCCTCCTCACTAAGAACTATAGGGAATACCTGAAGAACAGACACAAGAGCTTCTACCGCTACACGTCGTCGTTTAAGCAGCGTACTCCCAGCTTGTATTCCTGCGGGAAGTCGGCATCCTCCTCGAATCAGTTTGAGTTTAACTCGGAGATCCTGGTGATGGGGACTGTGAGGGGACAGTGA